A single window of Debaryomyces hansenii CBS767 chromosome F complete sequence DNA harbors:
- a CDS encoding DEHA2F09856p (similar to uniprot|Q05024 Saccharomyces cerevisiae YMR233W), with product MSDGYKPDEYLSTIDAILSVANLEQVTVKKIRNALQELFGVNLKPHKKEINEVILERYYDLVNKRKEDTRTEEERKKEVEKQDALMAVRLSKSNLKTPVKRQKKASPKKTKEKDPAKNRNSAFFQEQHLSNELADVLGVEKCSRPQVVKQLWTYIKDNNLQNPDDKRQIICDTKLQALFKKKSVGAFEMNKFLSHHIFKPEEVHQPTNEPDQNSDSSVNNEKPKPVKSKTTKSESKAQDSSPESEEQ from the exons ATGAGTGATGGATATAAACCGGACGAGTATCTTTCAACAATAGAT GCAATATTAAGCGTCGCAAACCTTGAACAGGTAACAGTCAAGAAGATAAGGAATGCTTTACAAGAGCTTTTTGGAGTGAATTTAAAACCACATAAG AAAGAGATAAATGAGGTTATATTAGAAAGATACTACGATCTTGTTAATAAAAGGAAAGAGGATACAAGAACGGAAGAAGAAAGGAAAAAAGAAGTAGAAAAGCAGGATGCATTGATGGCTGTAAGGCTTCTGAAGTCGAATCTCAAGACACCTGTTAAGAGACAGAAGAAAGCATCGCCTAAAAAGACAAAGGAGAAAGATCCAGCCAAAAACAGAAACAGTGCGTTTTTCCAAGAACAGCATTTGTCGAATGAACTTGCAGATGTACTAGGTGTAGAAAAGTGCTCTCGGCCCCAAGTGGTGAAACAACTTTGGACCTATATCAAAGATAATAACCTACAGAATCCCGACGACAAAAGACAGATTATATGTGATACTAAACTTCAGGCATTGTTCAAAAAGA AATCGGTGGGAGCATTTGAAATGAACAAATTCTTGAGTCATCATATATTTAAGCCGGAGGAGGTTCATCAGCCCACCAATGAACCAGATCAAAATAGCGACTCTAGtgtaaataatgaaaaacCAAAGCCAGTAAAGTCCAAGACCACTAAACTGGAATCAAAGGCCCAAGATTCCTCGCCAGAAAGTGAGGAACAATAG
- a CDS encoding DEHA2F09878p (similar to uniprot|Q08748 Saccharomyces cerevisiae YOR296W Hypothetical ORF) yields the protein MSTRSKEPSSRSQSIASSMLMAEDKAYDNVDITKLYEAVLKITILEYCNEARFRTPIIEAPQPNSSNVSVNSSSTNSKLSKSSKSSEISDPKLPTYLLASLETRLNLIAMKKSGTHLDEMTRRSLLRLYSELLDPKFKADVASVNKPEYLVMKFVSCANKELVKVGTIPSSEMSSVIFKQAGSFVQILISLIQKDKNSDVIIAKLQEHKESLKPSNKSKPTQSTASSSTAGSIVKYPQPSFRITDIDQGYINLLTELFSIDQVKLQQDIFKFKDLSQPKALHKDINQILFYLDKDLGQFTSKSFSNEKAYDEWKEREKYGCEQLMSKYHIPSNMKLLPVPPLPSGEDFYVFPTSSSTKPFFVILAKLCLEYEYKTNSAELSSFDKPFFSKQVQNLVGICARFWRIDYPTRAVSLYTASHLSGILKDPFFESSNAKELGPIDIEMSTKMFFACKRIIEEQGKLDWDEKANWSFKDQDEWIKNSSYSYNETLFGIKESLVQIFNKSSKPKFGPYLAFLGDFLESDVLFPSVEDMGLHRKWEKKLSKTLLRTSEIRYAELLSNLPRDNTLDIIHILDISDSIVNDIRMLQKRYKNPLLGFLNVSRTVAAVITGMFAADAKNILKHIDAYAKTKNQVLPYGDILEAYKSLYEIRDIHNQVSSTGSIFKFNLEGFFYPFLQDWITESGEKISSIIHRAMTNDDFQPIDLNRDDKKFSSSVLDIFTLIKEFLKILNSLNWSNEFQLAKMYTTLLKSISDGVLYYANTTSDKIIKDLDEEEQAKLAAEANNDSLEKRKSANWFDEVKNVVSNIQNNTNKFEIAESYNFKPELCIALNNLDAMMQQLTKLEDMLDPEMISNTVAAFDPSLQKNYTSHIFSLRIIKAENLKSATSSSSVHPYITMIDTKVRKTIGKTRTISNNCNPEWDEEFELTIPANSSLTISTTVWDERFGTHSICGRALLQLDPRRFKHDGIPQEVYLDLDSQGRVLIEIAVESERVDAIFVMGRAHRCLKRCQERCIKLIVEKFSRFIHYCFSRANLKSICGSNGNIKPTQEQMDNAMMPLYNYLNSNLQVLAEYLSKHLLMKVMLATWAVVVSSADELLLPKLASATTFHLSNIGSKLKPNNATNSNSGWQSAVSSAMANVTNSIGISGFGKSLTNTELETVFGWLHFLCFDFFHNDGNGPPVKDLKNEQYQALLLVPVYYDGDVNYLTSEVDRLSPAFVMMLRGRNNFDDSPSSETKKTKNGQRSMSRAGTIVRNKTIVANATAKARAKADKEAQEAKSDPIAAQTLTEDIILRLLLIKDEKAFVARRLEQREKMAHSIATERLAKAAAEGRFARP from the coding sequence ATGCTGACTAGGAGTAAGGAACCCTCGAGCAGGTCGCAAAGTATTGCGTCTAGTATGCTAATGGCCGAGGACAAGGCCTATGATAATGTCGATATAActaaattatatgaagCAGTATTGAAGATAACCATATTAGAATATTGTAATGAAGCGAGATTTAGGACTCCGATAATAGAGGCTCCACAGCCTAATTCTTCGAATGTATCGGTAAATTCCTCATCTACAAATTCCAAGCTTCTGAAAAGCTCCAAGTCCTCTGAAATAAGTGACCCTAAGCTCCCGACATATCTATTGGCAAGCTTAGAGACCaggttgaatttgattgcTATGAAAAAATCAGGAACCCATCTTGACGAGATGACAAGGAGATCATTATTGAGATTGTACAGTGAGTTGCTTGATCCGAAGTTCAAGGCAGATGTAGCAAGTGTTAATAAACCAGAGTATTTGGTGATGAAATTCGTGTCGTGTGCTAATAAAGAACTAGTTAAGGTTGGTACTATACCAAGCAGTGAAATGAGTTCAGTTATTTTTAAACAGGCAGGGAGTTTCGTgcaaattttgataagtttgattcaaaaagaCAAGAACAGTGATGTtattattgcaaaattgCAAGAACATAAGGAGTCACTCAAGCCCAGCAACAAATCAAAACCAACGCAATCGACGGCATCTTCTTCTACAGCAGGTTCCATAGTAAAATATCCTCAACCATCCTTCAGAATAACCGATATAGATCAAggatatattaatttactTACAGAATTGTTCTCAATCGACCAGGTCAAATTGCAACAAgatatttttaaatttaaagatcTATCTCAACCTAAAGCATTGCATAAagatataaatcaaattttattctaCTTGGATAAGGACTTAGGCCAGTTCACTTCAAAGAGTTTCTCAAACGAAAAGGCGTATGATGAATggaaagaaagagaaaagtATGGTTGTGAACAATTAATGTCGAAATATCATATACCCTCTAACATGAAACTTTTACCCGTTCCTCCGCTACCTTCTGGCGAAGACTTCTATGTCTTTCCAACATCTTCATCGACGAAGCCTTTCTTCGTAATATTGGCAAAATTATGTCTTGAATATGAGTATAAGACAAATTCCGCAGAATTATCGTCTTTTGATAAACCTTTTTTCTCAAAACAAGTTCAGAATCTTGTTGGTATTTGTGCAAGATTCTGGAGAATTGATTATCCCACAAGAGCAGTTTCGTTGTATACGGCTTCTCACTTATCTGGGATACTTAAAGATCCATTCTTCGAACTGAGCAATGCGAAAGAACTTGGACCAATAGACATTGAAATGTCTACTAAGATGTTTTTTGCTTGTAAGAGGataattgaagaacaaGGAAAGTTAGACTGGGATGAAAAGGCTAACTGGTCCTTTAAAGACCAAGATGAGTGGATTaagaattcatcatattcataCAATGAAACATTATTTGGAATCAAAGAGTCATTAGtacaaattttcaataagtcATCTAAACCAAAGTTTGGTCCGTATTTGGCATTTTTGGGTGATTTCTTAGAATCTGATGTGTTATTTCCATCAGTAGAAGATATGGGATTGCATAGAAAGTGGGAAAAGAAGCTATCAAAAACTTTGCTTAGGACTTCAGAAATCAGGTATGCTGAATTGCTAAGCAACTTACCTCGAGACAACACCCTTGacattattcatattttggatatttctGATAGCATTGTAAATGACATTAGGATGTTACAAAAGAGATATAAAAATCCATTGCTAGGTTTTTTGAATGTTTCTCGTACAGTGGCAGCCGTTATAACAGGTATGTTTGCTGCTGAtgcaaaaaatattttgaaacaCATCGACGCATATGCAAAAACTAAAAATCAAGTTTTACCTTACGGTGACATATTGGAGGCATATAAATCTTTATATGAAATACGAGACATACATAATCAGGTTTCATCAACAGGatcaattttcaagttTAATTTGGAAGGATTTTTTTATCCCTTCTTGCAAGATTGGATAACAGAAAGTGGTGAGAAGATTTCTAGCATTATCCACCGAGCTATGACTAATGATGACTTCCAACCTATAGATTTGAATAGAGATGACAAAAAGTTTAGTTCTTCAGTATTGGATATTTTTACATTAATCAAGGAGTTTTTAAAGATCTTGAATAGCTTAAATTGGTCAAATGAGTTCCAATTAGCTAAAATGTACACTACTTTGTTGAAAAGCATATCCGACGGGGTGCTTTATTATGCTAACACCACGTCGgataaaatcattaagGACCTAGATGAGGAAGAACAGGCAAAACTCGCTGCTGAGGctaataatgattcattaGAGAAAAGGAAAAGTGCTAATTGGTTCGATGAAGTTAAGAACGttgtttcaaatattcagaacaataccaataaatttgaaatagcTGAATCGTATAACTTCAAACCAGAGCTATGTATTGCATTAAATAATCTAGATGCAATGATGCAACAATTGACAAAGTTGGAAGATATGCTAGACCCTGAGATGATTTCTAATACTGTTGCGGCATTCGACCCTAGCTTACAGAAAAATTATACTAGtcatattttttcattacGAATAATCAAAGctgaaaatttgaagtcTGCcacttcttcatcatccgTACATCCATATATTACTATGATTGACACAAAAGTTCGAAAAACAATTGGTAAAACTAGAACTATCAGTAATAACTGCAATCCTGAATGGGACGAAGAATTTGAGTTGACAATTCCTGCCAATTCGTCACTTACTATTTCGACAACAGTTTGGGACGAGAGGTTTGGTACACATTCTATTTGCGGTAGAGCTCTATTGCAATTAGATCCAAGAAGATTTAAGCATGATGGGATTCCTCAAGAAGTGTATCTCGATTTAGATTCGCAAGGTAGAGTATTGATAGAAATTGCAGTTGAAAGTGAAAGAGTAGATGCAATTTTTGTTATGGGAAGAGCTCATAGGTGTTTGAAAAGATGTCAAGAACGATGCattaaattaattgttgaaaagTTTTCCAGGTTCATTCATTATTGCTTCTCAAGAGCAAACTTAAAATCTATATGTGGGAGTAATGGAAACATTAAACCTACGCAAGAGCAGATGGATAACGCAATGATGCCATTATATAATTACTTGAATCTGAATTTGCAAGTTTTAGCCGAATATTTAAGTAAACATTTGTTAATGAAAGTTATGTTGGCTACCTGGGCGGTGGTGGTTTCGAGTGCTGATGAGCTTTTGTTGCCCAAACTAGCAAGTGCGACTACATTTCATCTTTCAAACATTGGTTCTAAACTCAAGCCCAATAATGCGACTAATTCCAATAGTGGTTGGCAATCGGCAGTTAGTTCTGCGATGGCTAATGTCACTAATTCCATTGGGATCAGTGGCTTTGGAAAGCTGTTAACGAATACAGAACTTGAAACAGTTTTCGGTTGGCTCCACTTTTTATGTTTCGATTTCTTTCATAATGATGGTAACGGACCACCAgttaaagatttaaaaaatGAGCAATATCAAGCATTGTTACTTGTCCCAGTTTATTATGATGGCGATGTCAATTATCTAACTCTGGAAGTTGACCGATTATCACCTGCCTTCGTCATGATGTTGCGTGGTAGAAATAACTTCGATGACTCGCCATCTTCAGAGACaaagaagacaaagaaCGGCCAAAGAAGTATGAGTAGAGCCGGTACGATAGTCagaaataaaacaattgtAGCCAATGCTACTGCCAAAGCCAGAGCAAAGGCTGATAAAGAAGCGCAAGAAGCGAAATCTGATCCCATCGCTGCACAAACGTTAACTGAAGATATAATTCTTAGACTTTTGTTGATTAAAGATGAAAAGGCATTTGTCGCTCGAAGATTAGAACAGAGAGAGAAAATGGCACACAGTATTGCGACAGAGAGGTTAGCAAAAGCTGCTGCTGAAGGTAGGTTTGCTAGACCTTAA
- a CDS encoding DEHA2F09900p (similar to uniprot|P22579 Saccharomyces cerevisiae YOL004W SIN3 DNA binding protein involved in transcriptional regulation), which produces MTNQQDPWNNQQRPLSQPFNRQQPPVLPPPATLETGGQPFYPLPSLPSLGNGAGHPQPGHGFSIPSINPGHEGIPFNQPPPEQPKPPQELRRPSNAALNNPPSQLPPPATIAAGNEQHVNNGPPNMPQGVPNRSTTSSVYRPLNVKDALSYLDQVKIQFYNQADVYNNFLDIMKDFKSQSIDTPGVIDRVSTLFRGHPNLIQGFNTFLPPGYRIECSLDPSDPNPIRVTTPTGTTTRPNIGYGQSWNNDANQEQSGQMQHANQPPIPGSSPGRFIPSHEQQQQQQQQQQQQNGGQIEFNHAISYVNKIKTRFANQPDIYKQFLEILQTYQREQKPIGEVYEQVTVLFSNSPDLLDDFKQFLPDTSNQGYLQQQQENLFYGANNGTSQLPPVGNFQPPTGSTGLSPNGSQGQFQQHGYPMVPGAPGKQDVAAILEANEDPSMMRRKKSSVSEAYPYDYNYNSESQYSSLRSGAQPSKSNRIGSTINKSGAVVTNPTLVPGIPEPVPPSAAAKSSMSEEISFFDKVKKAIGNKQTYNEFLKILNLFSQDIIDKETLVERVDSFIGDNHPDLLNWFKMFVGYEVKPQNIESITFKKHQLELSLCRAYGPSYRQLPKAETYMPCSGRDEMCWEVLNDEWVGHPTWASEDSGFIAHRKNQYEEILFKIEEERHEFDFIMESNLRTIQTLETIANRIANMTPEQKASFKLPPGLGHTSMTIYKKVLRKIYDKDRGFEVIDALHENPAIAVPIVLKRLKQKDEEWKRSQREWNKVWREMEQKVFYKSLDHLGLTFKQADKKLLTTRQLVSEISTVKVEQQNKRLHPLTPKPQEQLNYKFEDYEILVDILKLADVFINRSSNYSANDREKLSQFFQFFLSRFFNISTEQIKESLSEREKVDKPEEKNNVDGSVSDSSEGQIDNTSAKKRHRENDLLRDVLKKQSKSRKDDRAESPSQVSSESEDQEGAEDVNKLSELWIKATSSQPDLANNTTNNEEKRDKYNLFCNTIIYVFFRHLRTLYERLKEIKAMNATVGKEIRSRKSPQFAKDLNLLSHQLEDMGIQISGSKDCYVQVLNLSEKLIEDEIEHQWFEETLRQGYRNRAYKIYTIDKVVQAMVKHMHTIVTDSKTSEMMVLFEADRGNPISTAKDQILYRMQVRSLMTTDENMFKITLKEGDNSVNIQFVSLDDLTINDHENAEEKYNYYVTSYVMSHPTEGVSASKINMPFSKPFIESVDEDQCDGRVNTGLKVSVCENSYRLFFEADTHDEFTSNFVYNKQSEDSKDKSDKVEKLKSLINNEETGWKSTVSEENTDICEEKVKLLFEKGANTYTKFVKEKEAKNDAKEEEQGVGETGDEKKGENYEADNMDIESSNKDEKENSVPTKLLPPPTISGKANHDNDADTTVIQENNDTTIQQDGNDTTTDETTVNQDDASMLVEGQQSEQTSTSGNDKQG; this is translated from the exons ATGACGAATCAGCAAGATCCTTGGAATAATCAGCAGCGCCCATTGAGCCAGCCGTTCAA TCGCCAACAGCCTCCAGTTTTGCCGCCACCGGCTACTCTTGAGACTG GGGGACAACCATTTTATCCATTACCTAGTCTTCCAAGCTTAGGCAACGGAGCAGGTCACCCACAACCCGGCCATGGGTTCAGTATTCCATCCATCAACCCTGGACACGAAGGGATACCTTTCAATCAA CCTCCACCAGAACAACCAAAACCACCACAAGAGCTTCGGAGACCATCGAATGCTGCGTTGAATAATCCACCGAGCCAGTTACCGCCACCGGCAACTATTGCGGCCGGCAACGAACAACATGTTAATAATGGCCCTCCAAATATGCCTCAGGGAGTGCCAAACCGTTCCACAACTAGCAGTGTGTATAGACCTTTGAATGTGAAGGATGCATTATCGTACTTGGACCAGGTAAAGATTCAGTTTTATAACCAGGCCGATGTATACAACAACTTTTTGGATATAATGaaagatttcaaatctCAAAGCATCGACACCCCGGGTGTAATCGATCGGGTATCGACCTTGTTTAGGGGTCACCCAAACTTGATTCAAGGCTTTAATACGTTTTTACCTCCTGGATACCGTATTGAATGCTCCCTAGACCCTTCTGACCCTAATCCAATAAGGGTCACAACCCCAACGGGAACTACCACAAGACCAAATATCGGGTATGGTCAAAGCTGGAATAATGATGCTAACCAGGAACAATCTGGTCAAATGCAGCATGCAAATCAGCCACCAATTCCTGGTTCATCACCCGGGCGTTTCATTCCATCACACGAgcaacagcagcagcagcaacaacaacagcaacaacagaATGGAGGACAGATTGAATTTAATCATGCCATTTCCTACgtcaataaaatcaaaactAGATTTGCCAATCAACCGGATATTTATAAGCAATTCCTAGAGATTTTACAAACGTACCAACGCGAACAAAAACCAATTGGTGAAGTATACGAACAAGTGACGGTGCTATTTTCGAACTCCCCCGATTTGTTGGACGATTTCAAGCAGTTTTTGCCGGACACTAGTAATCAAGGATATTTACAACAGCAACAAGAAAACTTGTTTTATGGTGCAAACAACGGTACCTCACAGTTACCACCAGTAGGTAACTTTCAACCTCCGACAGGATCAACTGGTCTAAGTCCCAATGGATCTCAAGGACAATTTCAGCAACACGGATATCCAATGGTTCCTGGTGCACCAGGAAAGCAAGATGTTGCTGCGATTCTCGAAGCGAACGAAGATCCAAGTATGAtgagaagaaagaagagcTCTGTATCAGAGGCTTATCCTTATGATTACAACTATAATTCTGAGTCTCAATATTCTAGTTTACGCTCAGGTGCACAACCATCTAAAAGCAATAGAATTGGTTCCACTATAAATAAGTCTGGAGCTGTCGTCACAAATCCCACGTTGGTGCCAGGCATTCCCGAGCCTGTACCTCCTTCCGCAGCCGCCAAGTCTTCAATGCTGGAAGAGATCAGTTTTTTCGATAAGGTGAAGAAGGCAATTGGTAACAAGCAAACCTACaatgaatttttgaagattttgaatttattttctcAAGACATTATCGACAAAGAAACATTAGTCGAAAGGGTAGATTCATTTATTGGTGATAATCATCCTGATTTGCTTAATTGGTTTAAAATGTTTGTGGGGTATGAAGTTAAGcctcaaaatattgaatcGATTACATTCAAAAAGCATCAACTTGAATTGTCTTTGTGTAGAGCATATGGCCCATCCTACAGACAATTACCTAAAGCTGAAACTTATATGCCATGTTCTGGAAGAGACGAGATGTGTTGGGAGGtattaaatgatgaatGGGTTGGCCATCCAACATGGGCGTCGGAAGACTCTGGCTTTATTGCACATCGTAAGAATcaatatgaagaaattcttTTTAAGATTGAAGAGGAAAGACACGagtttgattttatcaTGGAATCTAACTTGAGAACGATCCAGACTCTAGAAACAATTGCCAATAGAATAGCTAATATGACACCCGAGCAGAAGGCTAGCTTTAAGTTACCTCCAGGTCTTGGCCATACATCAATGACGATCTATAAGAAGGTTCTTAGGAAGATTTATGACAAAGACCGTGGATTCGAAGTCATTGACGCCCTTCACGAAAATCCAGCAATTGCTGTACCTATTGTTTTAAAGAGATTGAAACAGAAGGATGAAGAATGGAAAAGATCTCAGAGGGAATGGAATAAAGTTTGGAGAGAAATGGAACAAAAAGTATTCTATAAATCTTTGGACCATTTAGGTTTGACTTTCAAACAGGCAGATAAAAAGTTATTAACCACTAGGCAGTTGGTTAGTGAAATAAGTACAGTCAAGGTTGAGCAACAAAATAAGAGATTGCATCCTTTAACTCCAAAGCCACAGGAACAATTAAACTATAAATTTGAGgattatgaaattttggTAGACATTCTCAAATTGGCCGATGTTTTTATAAACCGTTCTTCGAACTATTCGGCCAATGACAGGGAAAAATTGagtcaattctttcaatttttcttgtctcgctttttcaatatatcgACTGaacaaatcaaagaatcttTGTCTGAGAGAGAAAAGGTTGATAAGCCCGAAGAGAAAAACAACGTGGATGGTTCGGTCAGTGATTCCTCGGAAGGACAAATTGACAATACAAGTGCGAAGAAGCGTCATCGTGAGAACGATTTGCTACGGGACGTGTTGAAAAAGCAGTCAAAATCAAGGAAGGATGACCGTGCCGAATCTCCGTCTCAAGTATCAAGTGAATCTGAAGATCAAGAGGGAGCAGAAGAcgttaataaattgagcGAATTATGGATCAAGGCTACTTCCTCACAACCTGACTTGGCGAATAACACtactaataatgaagaaaagcGTGATAAGTATAATTTGTTTTGCAACACTATCATTTATGTGTTTTTCCGTCATTTAAGAACATTATATGAAAGGTTGAAGGAAATTAAAGCTATGAATGCTACTGTTGGTAAGGAAATTAGGAGTAGAAAATCACCCCAGTTTGCAAAAGATTTGAACTTGCTTTCTCATCAACTTGAGGACATGGGAATTCAAATTTCGGGATCAAAGGACTGTTATGTACAAGTGTTAAATTTATCGGAAAAACTCATTGAAGACGAAATAGAGCATCAATGGTTCGAAGAGACACTTCGTCAAGGTTATAGAAATAGAGCCTACAAAATTTATACCATCGACAAGGTTGTACAAGCCATGGTTAAGCACATGCATACAATCGTAACAGATAGTAAGACTTCTGAAATGATGGTGTTATTTGAAGCTGATAGAGGTAATCCAATTTCCACTGCGAAGGATCAAATATTGTACCGTATGCAAGTGAGATCCCTTATGACTACTGATGAAAACATGTTTAAAATAACGTTGAAGGAAGGTGATAATTCGGTTaacattcaatttgttaGTCTTGACGACTTAACAATCAATGATCATGAAAATGCAGAGGAGAAGTATAACTACTACGTTACTAGTTATGTTATGTCTCATCCAACTGAAGGTGTATCTGCCTCAAAAATCAATATGCCATTTTCTAAACCATTCATAGAGAGTGTTGACGAAGATCAATGCGATGGCCGTGTTAACACAGGTTTAAAGGTTTCAGTTTGTGAAAATTCATATCGTTTATTCTTTGAAGCTGATACACACGACGAGTTTACTTCCAATTTTGTCTATAATAAACAATCAGAGGATTCGAAAGATAAGTCAGATAAGgtagaaaaattgaagagtttaataaataatgaagaaaccGGATGGAAGCTGACAGTATCGGAGGAGAATACTGATATTTGTGAAGAAAAGGTTAAGcttttatttgaaaaaggtGCAAATACCTATACAAAATTTGtaaaagaaaaggaagcGAAAAATGATGCGAAGGAGGAAGAACAAGGTGTTGGTGAGACTGGGGACGAAAAGAAAGGAGAAAATTATGAAGCTGACAATATGGATATTGAATCGtcaaataaagatgaaaagGAAAATTCGGTACCAACTAAATTACTCCCCCCACCAACAATAAGTGGTAAGGCAAATCATGACAATGATGCTGATACTACtgttattcaagaaaacaATGACACGACAATCCAACAGGATGGCAATGACACCACAACAGATGAAACAACTGTTAACCAAGATGATGCTTCGATGTTGGTGGAGGGTCAGCAATCTGAACAAACTTCCACAAGTGGAAATGACAAACAGGGTTAG
- a CDS encoding DEHA2F09834p (similar to uniprot|Q08746 Saccharomyces cerevisiae YOR294W RRS1 Essential protein that binds ribosomal protein L11 and is required for nuclear export of the 60S pre-ribosomal subunit during ribosome biogenesis) gives MSEQQFKPVTVDKPIPNTYDLGNLATFDPNPLDNDKLKDESQKEEYLTSVTRDNVQLLINQILSLPVKTTTDSQGSSTGQNSTMTLIQLPDPTTQLPREKAIPKTKAPTKWEQFAARKGIKAKAKDGKMVFDEATGEWVPKWGYKGKNKELDDQWLVEVDDKVKGTEDELIDPRTLNRAERKRLVKKNELQHKRNLKNQS, from the coding sequence ATGTCAGAACAACAATTTAAACCTGTAACAGTTGATAAGCCGATCCCAAATACCTATGATTTGGGTAATTTGGCTACATTTGACCCAAACCCTTTGGACAACgataaattaaaagatGAATCTCAGAAAGAGGAATACTTAACATCTGTCACTAGAGACAACGTACAATTATTGATCAACCAAATATTATCTTTACCTGTCAAGACTACTACTGATAGTCAAGGGTCTTCTACTGGACAGAATTCAACCATGACATTGATTCAATTACCTGATCCAACTACCCAGTTACCAAGAGAAAAGGCTATTCCAAAAACTAAAGCACCTACAAAATGGGAACAATTTGCTGCCAGGAAAGGTATCAAAGCTAAGGCCAAGGATGGTAAGATGGTGTTCGATGAAGCAACTGGTGAATGGGTTCCTAAGTGGGGATACAAGGGTAAGAATAAGGAACTTGATGACCAATGGTTAGTGGAAGTTGATGATAAGGTTAAGGGAACCGAGGATGAGTTAATTGATCCAAGAACCTTGAACCGTGCagaaagaaagagattAGTCAAGAAGAATGAATTACAACATAAGCGTAACTTAAAAAATCAATCTTAA